A single region of the Sulfurospirillum arsenophilum NBRC 109478 genome encodes:
- a CDS encoding anaerobic C4-dicarboxylate transporter yields MLWLEVIVVLAAIFFGARLGSIGIGYAGGLGVLVLTLGLGLKLGSIPIDVILIIMSVIAAIGAMQVAGGLDYMVSIAEKILRKNPKQITILAPIVTYVMTFFAGTGHTAFSTLPVIAEVAKEQGIRPSRPLSIAVVASQVAITASPISAAVVFLSGVMEKQGIGYLELLAILIPSSFLACMCAAVVANFLGKDLKDDEIYQDRLAKGLIKTRGNAKLEIKPGAKLSVAIFLISIIAVVIYATLISDKVGVIKNPVLPRNEAIMLFMFAAATFISFFTKIETAQVLNSATFKSGMSACICVLGVAWLGDTFVANHIKEIKAFAGDLLNVYPWLLAVVLFCASTLLYSQAATAKALIPSALLLGVSPLTVVASFAAVSALFVLPTYPTLIAAVEMDDTGSTRIGKYVFNHPFVIPGVIAIALSVLFAFAIGGMIL; encoded by the coding sequence ATGTTATGGTTAGAAGTTATCGTCGTTCTTGCCGCCATCTTTTTTGGTGCAAGACTGGGTAGTATTGGTATCGGATATGCGGGAGGATTGGGTGTTTTAGTTTTAACACTTGGTCTTGGGCTTAAATTAGGATCGATTCCTATCGATGTTATTTTGATTATTATGTCTGTTATTGCAGCTATTGGTGCTATGCAAGTGGCTGGCGGACTTGACTATATGGTCAGTATCGCTGAGAAAATCTTGCGCAAAAACCCTAAACAAATCACTATTCTTGCCCCTATCGTAACGTATGTTATGACATTTTTTGCAGGTACGGGTCATACAGCATTTTCAACACTTCCTGTTATTGCTGAAGTGGCAAAAGAGCAAGGCATTCGCCCATCTCGTCCTTTAAGTATTGCGGTTGTTGCTTCACAAGTTGCTATTACAGCTTCTCCTATTTCTGCTGCTGTTGTTTTTCTAAGTGGTGTTATGGAGAAACAAGGTATTGGTTATTTAGAGCTACTAGCGATTCTTATTCCTTCTTCTTTCCTTGCATGTATGTGTGCTGCTGTGGTAGCTAACTTCTTGGGCAAAGATCTTAAAGATGATGAAATTTATCAAGACAGACTTGCTAAAGGGCTTATTAAAACCAGAGGCAATGCTAAATTGGAAATCAAACCAGGTGCAAAACTTTCCGTTGCTATCTTCCTTATTTCTATTATTGCTGTTGTTATTTATGCAACACTGATTAGTGATAAAGTAGGTGTAATTAAAAATCCTGTTCTTCCAAGAAATGAAGCCATCATGCTTTTCATGTTTGCTGCTGCTACATTTATCTCTTTCTTTACAAAAATCGAGACTGCGCAAGTTCTTAACTCTGCAACCTTTAAATCAGGTATGAGTGCATGTATTTGTGTTCTTGGTGTTGCATGGTTGGGCGATACTTTTGTTGCAAATCACATCAAAGAGATTAAAGCATTTGCAGGTGATTTACTTAACGTTTATCCATGGTTACTTGCTGTTGTACTTTTCTGTGCAAGTACACTTCTTTATTCACAAGCAGCAACAGCTAAAGCGCTTATTCCAAGTGCCTTACTTCTTGGTGTTTCACCACTCACTGTTGTCGCTTCGTTTGCAGCGGTAAGTGCGCTTTTCGTACTTCCTACATACCCAACATTGATTGCAGCCGTTGAGATGGACGATACCGGTTCAACTCGTATTGGTAAATATGTCTTTAACCACCCATTCGTTATTCCTGGCGTTATTGCCATTGCACTTTCTGTTCTTTTTGCTTTCGCTATCGGTGGTATGATCCTATAA